TTTTGGAATGTATCAACAGAAGACACAAAAACGAAAATTGGTGGTGTCAAGTCTGTGCCATGGACCAAGGTTTGGAATGAAGTTCAACATGAGTTTTATAGCGAAGAACTGGAAAAGGTTAATGACTCTACGTTGACCATTGGCTCTAAGGTTTTCTATGGACATGCTGCAGGTAGAGGAGTTACTCTCAAGGACTTTTCCACAGGGTTGGACTCTGGATGCGTCTATGGTAAACAACTTACAGGGACTATTATCTGGGCTCAAATGTCTTCACATAGAGAACCTAAAATTGTATATAAACAGATGGTGGTTGATATTAATTgctagttttttttttttgtaagCATAATGCAGGGATATTTTATCTAATTGGATACTTATATAGACATCGAAAGTTGGACAACTTACTCAAGAAATAATATTGGCGGTGCATAGGATCCAATGGCAGTGGGTAAAGGCAGGAAGGGCGGGGTCAACTACTACAAAAGCTGAGTCGTCTAGAAAGCTCGATGTGGTGAAGAATTTCCAGTTGTATTTATGTCTTCGACACGCTGGACgacctttttttttcttgctccTCTTTCTATAATCAACAAGCAAAAAACAAATGCTACTCCTGAGGCGCTTTATACATACATCACGCCCGCTTTTGAATACTATTACTTCAGTTTGTCCGGGGCAGGGTAATATTTCTGAAAGTTCATTTCGATTGATTCAATATGAAGTGGACACTGCGCATAATGCCAGAATAATCGAATTATTGAAGCATGCACAATCGATTGTTCCTGAGATCCCAATTTCTGAAtacttttcttcaaaaacataCCCAGCCGGggatgaaataaaaatgcAACTTCGTAGGACATCCATTGTGCAACCATTAGTCTTATTAAGTACGTACTTGAATTATGAGATAATTAAGGCAAAACACGGGTGGGATGTACTTCGTTCTGATTATTTACTTGGACATTCGCTTGGTGAATTGAGTGCACTTGTCCTACAAGATGGTGTTTCCTTAGAAGGCGGTTTGCGTGGAGCTTATTTACGTGGAAAACTCATGGAAAATGCCTTTGATGATGGTAAGAAATGGTCAATGGTTGCATTATTGTTTCGGAGTCGTGATTTCGAGAGTATCTGTAAGGTATGTGGGCATGATATTGGACTGAACATTGCCAACATCAACGGATATGAACAAATAGTTGTCAGTGGGGAAAGGGAAGAGTTGGGTGAAAAATTGGCCACACTAGATAAAATTCAGAAAGAGCTCGTGTCCTTGAAACAGTGGAAGAGTCGAATTAGGAAAGTCTGGTTACAAACAGATATTGCTGCACATCATCCCAAGCTAGACTGTATCAAAGAGGAACTGAGGGAAATTATAAAAGTAAACGATCCCGAGCTAAAGGTTCCAATAGTTTGCAACTTGAATGGACTGGTTGTTGAGAAAAACACAGAGAGAGTTATTGATAACTTCATCGAAGTCACAAGTAAACCTGTTCAGTTTACCAAATGTATGGAAACTATAGCCGGGGCGAGTAAGGGGAAACATAGTTTATTAAATGTTAGCGATGTCACATACGGACTTACAAACAAGTTCTCAGAATCTAGAGATGATTGCGTCAGCTATAACCttttaaatgaaattgaaacagCCTTATAGAACATAGTTGggattgttttttttttctttatatcaagaaaattgtATAAATGTTATTAACGAATAGGTATGAAATTTCCAACTATACAACTTGGAATATTGTACCTGTCTCTTCGTATTGTGAAGCTGAAACAAcaattctttttctttcttccGTCTTTAGTCCGTAGGTTGCAACTGGTCAAAACCGCCTTTTGAGTTTTGTCAAAGGCAATTGAGCCATATTTCTCCCAGAAGTTCACACTGCTCTCTTCGGTCATTAGTTCATATATGGTtagttttccattttttaaGTCTTCGATAGAAACGTCAACCAAAGATGCGAACTCTTTATTTCCACGATAAATTTCGCCAGTTCTTCTCCAAAGGCACGCTGGGATAGCCATTGATGTAAATACACGATCATAATCAAGTAGCATTCTTTCAAACGATTCTTCGACTAAAATCAAATCGATGTCCTTCAAAGTTTTAGCAATTGCCCTAAATCCAGGTCGGAAAGTAGACAAGGGCTTTAGGATCCGGGCACGGCTTGAAGCCGCCATATATTTGTCCATATAGTTTTGTAGTCTCTGATAACCTTGGGCGTAATTATACGGTTTCAGCAAGCCTGCTTCAAGCTTCGCATTAATGACTTGCTTCAATCTTTCCTCCGGTGAGATTTCGGTGGTTGGGTCCGCAGCCGTTAGGAAAAATTTATCCCTTGCTGCATCTGAAATACGGGGGGTTGTTGATTGTTGCTgtattgaatttgattgCGAGGGAAATGTATCGATTATCGAGGGAGGTCTGATGGTACTAGCCAAATATGCGCTGCTTTGATTAATTGACATTGGATTCTTTGTTGATGGTAAAACCGGTGGGTTTTGGTGCTGAAGAGGTATTTGTGGTAGACTGTTAATGAATTCCGCTGGTTGTGAGGAAGAGTCCATGCTGTGATTATTAGTtagatgttgttgatgcGATGGCTGGGCGTGTAGCGGCTGGTACTGCTGTAGATTCAATTTAGATGCTTCTGGGTTGGGGGTACCCAAATTGGCCAagttatttgaagatatggCACGGAAGTAGTTAGTGGCTTCAAGCTTCTGTAGCATTGGATCGTTATTTATATTAATAGAGTCCATCATGTCATTGTCATCAATCATTGATAAGAATTCGGTCAAGGAGTTGAATTCCGACCCGGCATGTTCCGAGTAAAAGAAAGGTTGTTGAGTTAATGTTGCGGAAGAAGGGTTGGAGTTAAAGAATTGTGACTGTGAGTTCAGATGTTGCTGAGGGGGGTGATTTGCTGAATACTGGAATTGAGAGTTCTGAGATTGATATTGGTGGTGCTGATAGTTGTTAGTGTATGGCAGAGTTTGCTTTTGGTGCTGaagttgctgttgctgttgttgttgctgttgttgttgttgttgctgttgctgttgttgttgctgttgttgttgatgattcaGGCCTGAACTTTGTAATTGAGAAGAGTCTCCTATTAAGGAAGGCGAATTTGACTGACCAACAATAAGACTCGGTGGTTTTGAGTGTGAGTCGTGACATAAATGGCCAATGTTTCTCTTCACACATCGTTTACAAGGTCTTGACTCGTCACAGTTCATGTGAGAGCGACGACAGTAAACACATGCAGAGACAACCTTTCTTCGCTTCTTTTGTTGGGGCTGATTCAACGGTGCAGCATCAGATTTCGATGTAGCAGTTGGAGATCCTGCATTTCCCTGATGGTCTGCTGAAAGGTTGGTGCTCGTCGGTTGTGCCCTTTCTGAAGAATTGGACACTGAGATGTGTACTTTATCGTTGCGGGGTAAGGGTTGTTCGGTTTGGTCCTCGGGCCTCTGGTTTGGTTCTTCCACTACTTGCTGTACATGTTGATGCTGGTGTTCCTGTAAATTATTGTTTCCTTCTAGGTCGCCCATTCTAAAATATGCAGATATACAGCGTGGCGTTTGGCCCTCCAATTCAACATACCTTGTCCAAGTAGTTGTATAGACTCCTCCACAAACTCACTTGCTCGATATCCAAAACGTGTATTTTATACATTTTCTcgcatttttttttctctttctctcccatcttcatttccatttccattttacCCTGGTGAATTTTTTAAACTTTTCTGTggtgtttctcttttggtAAAAcctggaaaaaaaaaatggctCATCacaaatattgaaaaattcatgatTTGGGAATTgccttttgaaaatgagagGACATTGAACCACATTGTGTTTCTACAATAAACAACTGCATTATCTTTGAAGGGTAGATGTGACCAGTCACAAATGCATAGAATCTTATAAGAGAGTGAGAGGATCTAT
The Pichia kudriavzevii chromosome 2, complete sequence DNA segment above includes these coding regions:
- a CDS encoding uncharacterized protein (PKUD0B08570; similar to Saccharomyces cerevisiae YOR221C (MCT1); ancestral locus Anc_8.643) gives rise to the protein MLLLRRFIHTSRPLLNTITSVCPGQGNISESSFRLIQYEVDTAHNARIIELLKHAQSIVPEIPISEYFSSKTYPAGDEIKMQLRRTSIVQPLVLLSTYLNYEIIKAKHGWDVLRSDYLLGHSLGELSALVLQDGVSLEGGLRGAYLRGKLMENAFDDGKKWSMVALLFRSRDFESICKVCGHDIGLNIANINGYEQIVVSGEREELGEKLATLDKIQKELVSLKQWKSRIRKVWLQTDIAAHHPKLDCIKEELREIIKVNDPELKVPIVCNLNGLVVEKNTERVIDNFIEVTSKPVQFTKCMETIAGASKGKHSLLNVSDVTYGLTNKFSESRDDCVSYNLLNEIETAL
- a CDS encoding uncharacterized protein (PKUD0B08580; similar to Saccharomyces cerevisiae YPL133C (RDS2); ancestral locus Anc_8.642), producing the protein MGDLEGNNNLQEHQHQHVQQVVEEPNQRPEDQTEQPLPRNDKVHISVSNSSERAQPTSTNLSADHQGNAGSPTATSKSDAAPLNQPQQKKRRKVVSACVYCRRSHMNCDESRPCKRCVKRNIGHLCHDSHSKPPSLIVGQSNSPSLIGDSSQLQSSGLNHQQQQQQQQQQQQQQQQQQQQQQQLQHQKQTLPYTNNYQHHQYQSQNSQFQYSANHPPQQHLNSQSQFFNSNPSSATLTQQPFFYSEHAGSEFNSLTEFLSMIDDNDMMDSININNDPMLQKLEATNYFRAISSNNLANLGTPNPEASKLNLQQYQPLHAQPSHQQHLTNNHSMDSSSQPAEFINSLPQIPLQHQNPPVLPSTKNPMSINQSSAYLASTIRPPSIIDTFPSQSNSIQQQSTTPRISDAARDKFFLTAADPTTEISPEERLKQVINAKLEAGLLKPYNYAQGYQRLQNYMDKYMAASSRARILKPLSTFRPGFRAIAKTLKDIDLILVEESFERMLLDYDRVFTSMAIPACLWRRTGEIYRGNKEFASLVDVSIEDLKNGKLTIYELMTEESSVNFWEKYGSIAFDKTQKAVLTSCNLRTKDGRKKKNCCFSFTIRRDRYNIPSCIVGNFIPIR